Within the Opitutaceae bacterium TAV5 genome, the region GTCAGCACGCAATACCAGTCCGAAAAATCCAGCACCCGGTTGCGACCGGCGGTGATCTGCCCGGCGTCAAGCAGTTGCAGCAGGACATCGAGGACTCGGGGATGCGCTTTTTCGATTTCGTCGAAAAGCAGCGTGCCTCGTCCTTCGCAGGCGTCGTAGCCCTCCGCGATGCGGCCCGGCTCCTCATCCGAAACGCCCAGCAGCAAGGCCAGCCGGTCCACCGTCTGGTATTCCGACATATCCAGCCGCACCACGCGACCGGGGCCGATCAGGTAGTCGGTGAAGCACAAGGTCAGCTCGGTCTTGCCGACGCCGGTGGGACCGAGAAACAGGAAGCTCGCTTTCGGCCGGCCCGGCGTGGTGAGCCCGAGTTCGCCGTGTTGCAGCCGCTCGGCGACCTGGTCGATCACCAGGTCCTGCCCGATCAGCGACGCTTTCAGCCGCGCTGGCAGCGTCAGGAGTTTTTCGCGCTGGGATTCGGTGAGCGTCATCGCGGGCCTCCTACCAGCGCACTTCGTTCGGATTGGATGCAGGCAACTCCACCGGCGCCGCGGGCGGCGGAGCAGCCGCCCGCAGTTGCGCCCGTTCCGCCTCCAGTTGCTCGCGCAACCGCAGGGCTTCCGCGCTCTGCCGGACGAGCGCGGCATACTGCGCCTGCACCTGCCGTTCGGTTTCTACCACCGCCGCCTGCACCGTCCGCAGGTTGGCGGTGATCGCCTTCTGTGTGGCGAGCTCCGCCGCGAGTTCGTCGTTTTCGGGCAACGGCGCGTAGCTGGCCGGGGCGAACCCGGTCCGCGAGACGGTTACGAGCTCGCCCTCGAAATTCAACGGCACGCGGCTGCGGCGCCAGACCGCGTGCGCTTCGTGGCGCAACGCCGAGTGGGCGGCCTCGCGATAGCCGCGCACGTCGTAGGGAGTTTCCACCGCCTTCGTCGGCAAGGCGGCCGCGATCTGGACGGGCGGCGGCTCGACCACCGCGACCGGCCGCCGCGTGGCGCAACCCGCCACGACCAGCGGCACCAGCAAGCATAATACAGGGCGCATAATCATCCTTGGTTCGGGTTCGGGGATTGCGCCGCCGGCTCCGCACCGGTGGCGGCCTGATGCCGTGTCCCGGCGACATTCGCCTTCGCCGGGTCGATGGCTTCGAGGACATACACGTAAAATTCCTTCCCGGCCGCGACGCGGACGTAGTAGCCGTTTTCCTCGATGTCACGGAGGACGCGCTGCGCATACAGCTCAAAAACATCGGCCGCGCCTTCGCGCACGCCGCTGGAAATCGAGCCGGTGATCGTCGTGCCGAGCACGGTTTGCGTGCGGTCCTGCGTGCCGCGGGCGAAGCCGCTCAGGGCGGCCGCTGCGAGCAGCTTCAATTCCTGCAAGTTGTCCGCCGCCAGGACGCGCCCCTTCATGCCCGCCGAACCGTCGGTGATGCCGTAGCCGTCGATGTCGTGCTCGTATTCGCGATCGAGGGCGATGCCGCTGAACGCCAGTTCCCGTCCGTCCTGCCACACGAAACGCCAGGTGCCCGAGGCGATCATGCGATCCCGGATACGTCCGGCCGACGCCGTGCCATGCACCAGCGTGTTGGCCGGAATGATCTTTTTCCCGTTCTGCCAGACATCCTCCAGCAGCACCGCGATGACCGGCGTTTGCTGGTTGGAGCTGTCGAGCGTGTTCACGAGTTTGCACTTCAAAAGCGTGCCGAACGGCATGAAACGCTCCGGCGGAGCCGGCGGCGGAGGCGGCGCGGCGGGCGGCGCCTCGTAGGTCGCCAGCAGCGAGGCATGGCGGATTTTCTTCGGTTTCACCTCCGCGGGGGCCGGCGCGGGCCCCTGCGCTGGGGCGACAACCACCTTGGTGGACGCCACCGGCGGCCGGAACGGCACGATACCGCTGGTGTCGCCGGTCACGCCCGGATTCATGGACGGCGGACGCGCGGCCTGCGGCACGCCGCTTTCCAAGCCCTGATCGAGGGGCACTTTGACCTGGCCCAGCTCGACTTTTTTCGAGTTCTGCGCCGCGAGCCGCGCCGCCTCTTTCTGCTCGGCCTGCCGATGGCCGTAAATCCAGAGACCGGAAAAGAGCACGACCACGAAGACGATAAACAGGCCGAACTTGCTCTTGAGAAAATCGCCGGCGAGACGGGGATTCATGACTGCGGCGCCTCCTTCGCCGTGACCTGTATCGGTGTTTCCACGACCGCTTCGCGGCGCGAGGTGTTGACCAGAATCGTGAACGCATTGTCCGCGCTGAGATCGTTGCGCGTGCCGTCCGGCAGGCCGACGATGGCGAACTCGGCGTCGGCGCTTTCGCCCGGCGACAGCGTGCGCGGTCCGTTCGCGATGGTCTGCTCGAACCGTTCGTTGGCGACTCGCGCCGCGAACGTGCTTGGCACGAGATCGAGCGTCGCGTCGCCGGTGTTTTTCAGCCGGAGGAGAAACACCACCGCGTCCTCCTTCGAAAAGCGGTAAACCTCCTGCACGTCGATTTCGAGGTCGGGCAGTTCCACCTTCCGGTTTTGCGCGCTCAACGTCACGCCCTCGACGGCCCGCGGCAGCGACTTGACCAGGATCGGATACGCGCGGGCCCGGTCCAGCAGGCTGAGCCCGATCCGAGGCGTGAATCGCACCGGCTCGGGCGGCGCATCCACCTGCACCGCCGTCTGCACCGCCGCGCGTTTGAAGATGGCGCTCGCGACGGAGTCTCCCGCCACCGACCGGAGGTTGAGCACATAGGCGGAACCCTCGTAGATCGCCGTCAGCCGTCCGGTCGCGTCCGGTTGCAGGCTGCGCAGCAGGATGAAATGCGAGCCGGGCGCGTGCGTGACGTGAAACCGCACCGACGTGCCTTCCTCGACTTCCACGGCGGCCTTGCCGGTGTCGATCAGCATGTCCGCGCCGGCCACCGCCGTCAGCGGACCGGGGAACATCACCGTGGTGATTTCCCGCGAGACGGGAAGATCGACCGCCTGCGTCGGATCAAGCGTGACCTCCCTTATCGGTTGCGCCGTGAGCAGCGCCGCCGTGCAAAGCAAGAGTGCGGGATATTTCCACATACGGCCTCCTCATACTTTGGGTGCGGGTTCGATTTGAAACGCGGCCACGGCCGTCGGAAAACGCCCGTTGCGGGTCAGGTCGGGGTTGACGAGGAATTTGAATTTCACCCGGTAGCGCATCACTTCGGTGATCGGCGCTCCTTGGTAGGAGCCGACGCGGATCAACTGCACGTCGGCCGAGGTGTAGAAGGCGTTGTCCCGCGTGCTCAGGATTTCTGGAATACCGATTTCGACTTTCTGGTGGAGCGACTTCGCCTCGAACTCCGCCCTCGTCCTGTCGAGCGCGGCCTGCGCCACCTGCACGGCTTCGCGGAGGAAGAGCTGTTTGAAGAGTTCCGGGTTGTCGAGGCCCGCGGGGTTGCGCTCGAAGAGCGCCTTGCACGCGAGCTTCGTCTGCATCGCGTGGAGATCCTTCGCGTTCTGGATGTCCACGACCGGCGATACGTAGTAGGTGCCGAGGCTGTCGATCAGCACGACTTCCCGCTTCTGCGTCAGTTGCACCACCAGGCGATGCCGATCCCACGCCGACCAGACCCACGCCGCGACCGCGACTAAAAACCAGACGAGGGATTCGCGGCGCCGGCCGGCGAAGATCGAGAGCAACGCCGACTTCGGCTTGCCGAAACCCGGTGAGGTGCGGGCCTCGCGTGTCGGGGACGATTCGGCCGTGGCGATCATGATTACCTCCGGGTTTGTTTAGGCTTGGGTGGTTCCGTCTTGCCGCCGGCAGGCGGAGTTTCTTTCTGCGAATCAAGATCGCGGAGAAATTCACCAAGATGACGGGCGATGGTCTCTTGGGCATCGGCTATACGTTCCGCGGCACGAGCGGATTTTTCCTCCGCTTCTGTGTATCTACGATTTGGAATCATCAGGTTTGGAAGGATCATAAGATTCTATGTCGATGGCGGCCTGGTTGGGATCGGCCGTGTGCGGCTGTTGATCGAACCCGCTCCGGCTCTGCCGCTGGTTCCGGGCGTGTTGTGTGAAAACGGAGGCCATTGCCTCACTGGCAGCGGCCTGACGAGAATCAGCGGCGGCGCGTTGTTCCGCCGCGGCGGTGTTTTTGCGCATTAGGCCACCGGCGTAGAAGCCCGACAAGCCTCCGATTGCGGTGCCGGTCGTTCGGGCTGATCCGCCCCCGCGTGCAGCCGATTCTGTTCCGCCCGCCATTGCCCCGGTGGCCGCGGCGGCGGCCACGCCGGCCGCACCGAGGCCGCCGGTAGCCGCCGCCACGCCGGCACCAACACCTCCCGCAAACGCGGCCTGGGCGATACCGCCGACGCCGCGGGCGAATTCTGCCGCGGGGTTCACGCCCATGAGCAGGATTTTCGTCGTCACATACGGGGCGAGCACGGAACTGACCAGCATCCACGCGCCGATCAGCAGGACCGTCAGCGCCGGACCGGCAACCGGCGCGCCGACGACGATGACGGGAACCAGGCTGGCCGAGGCCGCCGCTTCCAGCATCGCGTTGGTCACGACCGCCGCGATCACCCAACCGAACGGCCAGCAGACCAAGGCCACGAGACCGATGATGTATTTCTGGGCCACGCCGGTCATCGGGCGAAGCATGAAGAAGGCAAGGAAGATGGGGCTGAGCGCCCAGCCGGCCGTCAGTAGCACACCGCCGACCAATTTGACGACATACTGAACGCCCCAGGACAACCAGCCGAAGAGCCAGAGAAACGCGTAGGTGATCGCCGTGCCGATGGACTTCGTGCCCCAAATGATGTCCCACACGCTGGCGTTCGGTTCGGTCGAGGTCTTGCCCGCGATGAATTCGACGAAGCGCTCGTCAACCGCGGTCGGATCGACCCCCAGCATGTCCGCAAACGCGAAGACGATGTCGTTCAGCCGCATCAGCCACTCGCGCAGGAAGAGCGTGGCGATCCCGATAAGCAGCACCTTCGAGATCAGCCACGCGAAGACTCCCGCGTCGGGCCGGCTGCGCACCGTCTGAATGACCAGCCCCGCCGCGACAATGGCGCTTCCGATGTAGGCGCAGCCGCCCCACAACGACGACAATCCCTCGAAGTAGGAGGACGGCAGAATGCTTCCGGGCGGAACGGCCATAAACATCAAGGGTTGGAGGTTTTCTTTTTCTCCTCTGAATCAGGAGCGGGAGCCGGTGTCGGGTCTGAAACGTTGCGTTGGAAGAACGGCGGCGACGTGAACGCCTTCGGCAGGGCTTCCATTTCCTTGCGGGCGGCCTCGGCTCGCGCCTTGGCCTCGGCTTCTTCATGCGCTTTGCGTGCCTCCGCCTCCCGATCCGAGCACCCGACCGCCACGAGAGCCATCAGGACAGAACCCATTTTGAGGATCGTTTTCATAGGTGAGTATAAGACATTTTTTTGCTTTCCCCGTTGCGCGATCAGGGAGACATACTCCGTTCCGTCACATACTGGAGCATACACCCGTAATAGGGCTTGAACGTCGTCGCCAATTTCCGGGCCTCCTGTTGCGCAAGGCGCTTCCGCGCCTCGGCGTCCGCCTCGTTTTGCGCGTCTGCCATCGCCGATGATTCGGCCGCCTTCACCTGGATTTCCGCGGCGCTCAGGGCGACCTCCGCGTCCAGCGCGGCGAGCTGGCTGTATTGCGCGTTCAAGACCGCTTCCTGCTTCCGCGCCTCGGCCTCGGTGGCGGCGAGCCGCACCGCCTCGCTGGTGCGGGCGATGGCCTCGCGCAGACGTTCCCGGCGGGTGTAAACGTCGCTCTGCACCTCCTTGAAATTGTCCACCTTCGCAGCGACTTCGTGCGCCCGCTTGTAGGGTTCCGCTTCACGCACGATAAAACGTCCGTCGAAATCAGGAAACTCGTGGGCTATCTCACGAAACACCCCGCCGCGCGTATCCCCGAACAGGCCGTATCCGTCGATTCGGACGAGCCCATCCGTCCATGTCTGAATCTTCGTCGGCAGGGCCATTTCCAGTTTGAGTTCGGGAAACCCGACCAGGTCTTTCACGTTCGCCAGGTCGCCCATGCGGGTGAGCTGAGTTTCCAACTGTTGAATTTGACGAACCTGGTGGCTGATCTGCGTCGCCTGGTTGGCGAGCTGATCGACCAGGGCCGCATACTGGACGACGTTTTGCTTGAGGTTGGCCGCGTCGATGACGGCCCACTGCGCGGGCAGGGGCGAGGCGAACCCGACGACAACAAAAAGCGTGACGAAGGTTTTCATGACTCGCCCTCCTTCGGCATGACGACCCGGATCACCCGTTTGGTCGGTTCTCGTTGCACGCCCTCGCGGTCGCTCGCCGGCACGTCGATTTCATAATAACCCTCCTCGTAATGGTCATCGAGCGACGGGCGCTGGTTGTCGCGGGCGATCCAGTATTGTTGTTTCACGGCGTTGGACTGGCCCTTTTCGTAGCCGGCCAGATACGCCTCCCGCTGGGCCTTGTTGTTGAGGTAATTGATTCCTTCGCCGACGACGAAGCCGGCCGCGGCGCCGATGGCGGCCCCCCGGCCCGGATCGCTGCCCTGCTTCGAGCCAATGTAGGCGCCGGCCGCCGTTGTCGCGCCGGTCGTCACGAAATTACGCGTGCCGCCTGCGGTTTCCCCGCCGGTGGTGGCGCAGCCGGACGTTGTCAGCAGGATGACGAATGGGAGAAGCAGCCCCATGAGATAGGGATGCGCAAAAGCCAGGGCTTCGAGAATACGGTGCATGGGTTTCCTTTCGTCTAGGGTTCTTCAATGGTGATCCGGTGGCCGTGCCGTTCGGTGACGGTCTCGCACCGGCCCTCGCGGCAAAAATGACGATCGATGACATGGGTGACGAAGGCACCCGCCTCCAGGCGGCCTTCGAGGAATTCGACGATCTCCGCCTTGATTCGCAGCCGGTCCGTCGCCGGCAGCACGCCGGCCTCCACGATTCGCTCCACCTCGGCGATGTCGTCCGCACTCGTCGGATCGCCGAAGTCGCGCGACTCCATCCGTTCGACCAAGGGCAGCAACTGGCAGCCCAATTGGTCGTAGTCCGTCAAGACCTGTCCTTCGCTCAAAACGTCGAAGGCCGACTCGCTGCTGGAAGACACGTCGGGATGTTCATGACGGACAACCTGGCCATCGGCATCGGTGACGACTTCCTCCGTGACCAAGGAAAACTCCGGCGTTGCCGCATCGAGTTCGATTTCAATCCGCCGTTCGATCCGTCGTGTGAGCACCGGACCGTCGTTGGCTTCGCGCTCTTCACTCGTGACCGAAGGAAACCGATACAGCACCAGAATCTCAGCCAGATCGAGGTCGGAGGATGCCGGGTGCGGACGGGGATACCGCTCCCATTCCATTCGGCCAAGCTGCTCGATCCGCCGGGCCTCAGTGATGAGCTGTTGTTCGGTTTTCATGGGATCAGGCGTTGGCGATGATTCCCTCCACTACGTTGTCGTAGCTCTTGAGCTCCTTTTCCCGCTGGTCGTAGTGCGCGCCGGAGCTGGACGCGCAGTAGAGCATTTCCCGCGAGGCCGCGTTGCGCATGGTGACGATCATCGGCCGGCGTTCGTCCGTGTGGTAGTAGGTGAACTGCGAATACTTTCGACCGATGATTTTTTCCGGCTCCGGGTGCCGCATGACGGCATCCTTCACCGCCTCCGGAATCGGAAAATCCTGGCTCAAGTCTTCGATGTCCGAGCGGTCGCTCTGCCGGAGGAGGAAGAGAATGCGACTGTTGCCGAGCACCGGCCCGCGGATGTCCGACGAACTGAACTGCTCGTAGTTTTGGACGGTGGCGACGTTCCAGACGTTGTATTTTCTCAACTGCTGATAGCTCTCTCTCAGCACCTTCTTGCCGGACGGAATCAGGGCGAAGCGCGCCACCTCCTCGAAAATATTCCGTTTCCGCAGGGCGCGCGGCAGCCGCATCATGTGCGAACGGGTATAGTTCGAGATCAGGAACGCCGCCGCCGCCTTCAGCTCCTCCGCCGACTCCGGGATGTAGCCCAATTCAAAATGCGCGATCTTCCCGGTGAGGTTCACGTTGGAGACACCATCGAAGAGTTCCCCATAGGCGCCGCCCGAGGTCCACGGCTCCAGGAGCGTGGCGAGGTAGCGCATTTCGTCGGCGTGCGGCCCCGACGCCTCCGCCGACAGCAACTCCTGCAAATGGCCGTGCTGCGGGTAGTCCGCTGGCGTGAACTCCGAAAAGATCAGGTCGCGCACCCGCTGGGAGCCGACGCTGTCTTTTTCGAAGCGCAGCACCTCCGCCTCGCCGATGCCGGCGACAAACGCCGCGGCTTCATCGGGCTTCGCCTTCTCGAACTCGACGAATTCCAGGAACGCATCCAGGTCGGTCGCCTGCGGACCCATGCGCTCGCGGCGATACTCCTCCAGCGCGCAGGCCCGCCGGGCGAGCAGTCCGCGCCGTTCCGGGCGCTTGTTCAGATACCAGCGGGCGAAATCGTCATACAAGCGACCGATGGAATTCGCGAGCAACGCCTGGCGGAGCTTGTTGCGGTCCTCGTCCTTCGACTGGCCTACCATGAGCATAGGCAGCGCCGCCGCCGCGCTCAGGTGCAGGCCCGACAACGGCAGGCCGCGCGTGTCGAGGTAGTTCATTGTCAGCTTGCCGTTGGCCTGGACGATGACCGAACGCGCGTCAGGATCGACCGTGCGCACATAGACGGCGTAGGCGTTGCCTTCCTCGACGATAGTAGTGAACGCGAAATACATCCCCGTCTGCGTCAGGATGTCGATCAGGTTGACGCTCTTGCCCGATCCGGTCGTGCCGATGACGACCGCGTTTTGCGGAGTCTGGTTGTTGCCTTCGCCGACAAACGTCCGCCCGCCGACGAGGTTGCCGTTGGCGCCCTCGTAGATGAACTCGGCGGTCTCCAGATAGCCGGCCGGAGTGGAAGAAAAGGGCAGAATGTTCGCGACCAGCGCGTCGTCATAGTCATGCCAGAGCGACGTGTAGCGGCTATGCGTCCAGCCCGGCCACGAGCAGTAGAAGAAATTCCGTGCCGAGGTTTCGAGCGCCGGCTCATACGCGACCGCCCGCTCCATGTTGCCGACGGAGGCTTTCAGCGCCGTCAGCTTCGCTCGCAACTCCTCCCGGTTCTTATCCCACGCCCGGATGATATACTGGATGCGATACGGTGAACTGTCTCCGTTGCTGTAGCGGGCGATCTTCGCGGCCTTCGTCTTCATCGCCGCCAGCAGCTTGATCTTTTTCACGCTCTCGTAATCGCCTTCGACGCGACTCAGTTCCTTCTGCTCCTTCTCGATCAGTTCCTCCACGTCCACCGCCGCGACGTTGACCGTGATCGCGTAGTCGCGGAGCGCGAGTTTGGTGAGAAGATACGCGATGCCGGGATGGGTGCGCTTCGGGAGGGATTTCAGGACGAGCAGCCCGTGGTAGTAGCCGTCGAGGTAGAAGCCGGTGTCGGGCTTGTCCAAGGGACGGCCCTCGCTGTGCCAGCAGTTTTCCTGAATGGATTTCTCCGGGTCGAAGAATTCCAGCGGGTCGGAGATGTTCTGTTCCGGCAGCGACGGGTTCAGGAACTCCAAGTAGTGAAGGAAATGGTCGGCGTCCGTCATCGGCCGCACCGTGCCGCCGCTGCCGCTCAGGAGTGCCTGGAGAAACTGGCCGATCTGGTTGAACTGCTCCGCGTAGGCGGCGACCAGGGCTTCGTGCGTGGCCTGCCCTGATTTGCCGACCGCGGTCGCGTCCACCGGGATCGTGAAGTAAACGCGGAGTCGTTCGCGGCGCAGCAACCCTTCCTTGCCCATCTTCATGAAGCGCACGAAACGTTCGTTGCGCTGGCGCTTCTCCCAATCGTTCGCGGCGTGCTCCAGGGTTTCCGACCGGTAGCGCTGGAGCGGACGCC harbors:
- a CDS encoding ATPase translates to MTLTESQREKLLTLPARLKASLIGQDLVIDQVAERLQHGELGLTTPGRPKASFLFLGPTGVGKTELTLCFTDYLIGPGRVVRLDMSEYQTVDRLALLLGVSDEEPGRIAEGYDACEGRGTLLFDEIEKAHPRVLDVLLQLLDAGQITAGRNRVLDFSDWYCVLTSNIGAQRIMTLRKSKYETMERLVRQDAQREMRPEIFARITLAAVFNKLDYDAQCRIAEGMIAKECAALLARGFAVEPDRGTLDVIVQRGYHERLGARPMRDATELLVRKALARELLEGRTGAGLLRPHPNGMELQLHPVTPASN